The genomic interval TACCCTCAGTGCTGAAGAAAGAAGGATCTTAAGTAGTTGGATAAATAAAGGCAGCCGAAAGGCCAAAGATATTCAAAAAGCCTATGTGCTGTTAGCCAGCGATGAAACAACAGGCAGGCAAAGTGAGACTGAGTTGGCAGAAACTTATAAATTATCTACCAGAAGTGTGGAGCGTATCCGTAAGTGTTTTTGTGAGCAGGGCATGGGCATGTTTGATAAGAAAACAAGAAAATTAAGAAGCGACAAAAAGATAGATGGGAAGGTAGAAGCGCATCTGCTGGCATTAGTCTGTAGTGAGCCGCCTCAAGGACAGGCAAAATGGAAACTGCAACTGCTGGCAGACAGATTAGTAGAACTCAAGGTGATTGACTCCATTTCCCATACGAGTGTGGCAAGCCTGTTAAAAAAAATGAGCTTAAGCCTTGGCTGAGGCCCATGTGGGTGATCCCCCCTAAACAAAATGCAGGGTTTGTTTATCAAATGGAAAAAGTGATTTCAGTCTATGAAAGGCCATATGATGAAAAGCAGCTGCTGGTCACTTTGGATGAATCACCCAAACAACTTATTGAAAGCAAACACTTCATAGGCAAAGATGGAAAACAGTATCAGGACAGTATCTATACAAGACATGGAGTGCGTGATATCTATATGGTCTTTGAGCCATTAGCCGGTAAACGATATTGTTTTGTGGAGCAAAACCACAACCGTTTCACCTGGGTAAAGATTCTAAGCCGGTTGTTGGATACTACTTACAAAGCATGCGAGAAAATCACTTTAGTAGAGGATAACTTGTCGGCTCACAAACCAAGTGCTTTTTATGAACTTTATCAACCTGAGAAAGCTAAAGCGTATTTAGACAGGATAGAGTTTATCTTTACCCCGGCTCATGGCAGTTGGCTCAATATGGCAGAAATAGAGCTATCAGTGTTACAAAGAGATTGCCTTGACAGGCACATTGCCACAGAGGATGAGTTAATAAAACAGCTAAGCGCCTGGCAGGAGAGCAGAAATAACAAAGCAGTAAAAGCTAATTGGCAGTTCACCAATCAAGATGCCAGGGTTAAACTCAAAAAACTATACCCGACTATTTAATGTTTATAGACTACTAGAAAGCTTAACTCGTTTACGCATAAATTGAAATTATATATTCTGTCTTGTAAACGGTAATTGATCCAAGCAAAAAAACTTTTAGCGCAAAGCTTCCTTTTGCCCCTTGTAAGCGTACTGTGGAAAATGTTGGCCCTGAAACCTGACACCTATGTACGCCACCCTGGGAACAACCCTGCCTGTTTCTACTGATGTAGCATTGAGCCCTTGTGCCAAAGCTATCATTAAAACACTGCTCTATTACGATGTTTTCCAGTATCCGCTTCAGGAACATGAAATTTATACCCATATGCCTGTATCAAGCAAAATCTCTATAGAGGAGGATCTGGCGTATTTAGTCCGGTGCC from Rhodocytophaga rosea carries:
- a CDS encoding IS630 family transposase, whose amino-acid sequence is MWVIPPKQNAGFVYQMEKVISVYERPYDEKQLLVTLDESPKQLIESKHFIGKDGKQYQDSIYTRHGVRDIYMVFEPLAGKRYCFVEQNHNRFTWVKILSRLLDTTYKACEKITLVEDNLSAHKPSAFYELYQPEKAKAYLDRIEFIFTPAHGSWLNMAEIELSVLQRDCLDRHIATEDELIKQLSAWQESRNNKAVKANWQFTNQDARVKLKKLYPTI
- a CDS encoding helix-turn-helix domain-containing protein; protein product: MSGKLGNLIKKAMVIYRITLSAEERRILSSWINKGSRKAKDIQKAYVLLASDETTGRQSETELAETYKLSTRSVERIRKCFCEQGMGMFDKKTRKLRSDKKIDGKVEAHLLALVCSEPPQGQAKWKLQLLADRLVELKVIDSISHTSVASLLKKMSLSLG